CAACGGCTGAGATGAACTGCACCATCGGAAGGAATAGCGCGGACAAAAGGGCCGCCCGGTACCCGGCTCGATACATGTCGCTGGACAATGCATCGAATTCTTCCAGGTTCTCTTCCTCACGACCGAGGGCCTTGACCACTCGCACCCCGGTGATGTTCTCGTTGTAGGCGCCAGTGATTTTTGAGTTCACCTTGCGAACCTGACGATACTGCACAAGAATTCGTTTTTGAAACTGAATGGCCACTCCTATCAACACGGGCAGGACAGCCAGAACGATCAGCGTCAGCTGCCAGTTGATGAAGACCATGAAGATCAATGCTGTGACGATATTGAAAATGGCCCACGTGGTGTCCAGGAGTCCCCAGGATATCAGCTGAGCCACCCGCTCTGAGTCCGAGGTCACGCGCGATATGATCCAGCCAATGGGAGTGCGATCGAAGTAGGAAAAGGAGAGGTTCTGCAGATGATCAAACATCTGTTTTCGCAGATCGTACTGGATCCGTTCAGCAAGGATGCCGGCCAAATAGATGAATCCAAAGACGCCCGCGGCCTGAACAAAGATCAAGACAGCGTAAACACTGACGATTTCTTTCAGGCGCTCGGTGTCACCGGGTATGATGGCTTCGTCAATCAGCAGCATGCTGAGATAAGTGAAAAGGGAATCCAGGCCAGCTACCAGGCTGATAAAGACCAGAAAGCCAACGAACCAGGGCCAGTGCGGTTTCGCTTGAGCCAGGATGCGGCCTACCGTGCCGATATTGATTTGTGCGGAAAAATCTTCTTCTTCGAATTCGTATGGTGCCATGCTAGGTAGTTGGAAATCAGCGAATGGGCCAATGGGTGGACGGTTGGGTCAGGCAGTGTTGGGATCGGTCCCGTCGCCACGACCATTGCCGGAGCCGTCTTCCGAAACGGACAATTCCTGTTGTAGTTCATCCTCAATACTGGCCTGAAGCTCGAAAATGCGGCGATAGATGCCATCCTCAGCCAGCAATGCCTGATGGGTGCCCCGTTCCATGATCTGTCCATTTTGCATGACCAGAATCAGGTCGGCATCCATGACGCTTTGGATCCGGTGTGCGATGACAAAGGTCGTTCGACCCTCCATCAGATGTTCAAGCGCGTGGCGGATCGATGCCTCTGTTTCGGTGTCCACCGAAGACGTGGCATCGTCAAGAATCAGGATCTTTGGATTGCGCATCAGTGTGCGGGCAATGGCGACCCGTTGTTTCTGTCCGCCGGAAAGTGTAACGCCTCGCTCACCAACCAGCGTATTGTAGCCTTCGGGAAAGCTCAAAATGACGTCGTGAACTGCTGCAGCCTGAGCTGCCTGGTATACCTCCTCGTCGGTTACATCCCGATCGACGCCGTAGGTGATATTGTCGCGAATGGTTCGGGAGAAGAGAAAGGGGTCTTGTTCCACGATGCCGATGTGACGTCGCAGGTATTCCCGCGTATAATCGCTCAAGGGCTTGCCATCCAGATCGATGGTGCCAGAGCCGGCCTCATAAAAGCGGGGAAGCAGGTTGACCAGACTCGTTTTGCCTGAACCGGTCGAGCCGAGCAGGGCAACGACCTGGCCCGGCAGGCAGGGAAAGCTTATGTCCCGCAACACCGGTGTGCCTTCCTCGTACTCAAATGCCACGTCGCGGAAGATGATCTCGCCCTCGGGCGGGCCGGCGGGCTGGACATCCCCGGTTGTCAATGGCTCGGTGGGTTCGGCGATAATCTTTTCCACGCGCTCGAAGGAAACCATCCCCATAGACATCTGTACGATGAGCCTGCCCAGGTTTCGTATGGGCCAGATGATCCAGATCACGAGCCCGTGGTAGGCCAGGTAGGTGCCCACAGTAATGGTGCCGTTCATGGTCATTAGAGCTGCCAAGGTGAATCCGGCCACCATTTGCAGGCCACACAGGATATCGGTAATGGGCCAATAGGCTGAGTGGATCATCAGCAGGCGCTTACCCCGCCGAAACTTCTCCCAGTTGTCCTTCTCGAACTTGCCCCGTTCGTACTCCTGGCGGGCAAACGCCTTGACCACACGCACGCCGCTGAGGTTTTCCTGTAAGGTGGTCGAGAGAACCGCTTCCTGCTCCTGGTAACTTTCGTAGGCGTCGAAGATACGTTTGAAGAAGAAGACTGACATTGCCAGGATAATTGGGACTACCATCACAGAGAAGAGGGCGAGTCTCCAGTCGATCAACATGATCGCAGTGAAGTTGACCAGGAACAGCAGCGTGATACGGCCGGCGTTCACAGCCTGATCCTGGAAGAAACGGCGTAGTGCGTCCACATCGGAGGTGGAACGCTGGATGAGTTCCCCTGTGGAGGTCTTGTCGTGATAACTGAACGGCAATCTCTGGAGGCGATCAAAGAGATAGTTTCGCAGCCGATAGACGATTCCTTCCGCAGTACGGGCAGCCCAACGTCCACTGAGAAAGGTAAACGTGCCCTCCAACAGTGCCAGCCCCACGAAGGCGAAGGCTACTACTGGTAACCACTGAGCCATGGAAGTTACGCCCAATATGTCATCGACATAATAGCGTATCAACAGATAGGAGACGGTCTTGATTACCGCGGCCAAGCCAAGGCTGAGGGCTGCTGCCAGATAGGTCCGGTGGAATCCGGTCATCATCC
Above is a genomic segment from Chloroflexota bacterium containing:
- a CDS encoding ABC transporter ATP-binding protein, with amino-acid sequence MSVSIPRPDYDLENTVADNRLVGLWRMMTGFHRTYLAAALSLGLAAVIKTVSYLLIRYYVDDILGVTSMAQWLPVVAFAFVGLALLEGTFTFLSGRWAARTAEGIVYRLRNYLFDRLQRLPFSYHDKTSTGELIQRSTSDVDALRRFFQDQAVNAGRITLLFLVNFTAIMLIDWRLALFSVMVVPIILAMSVFFFKRIFDAYESYQEQEAVLSTTLQENLSGVRVVKAFARQEYERGKFEKDNWEKFRRGKRLLMIHSAYWPITDILCGLQMVAGFTLAALMTMNGTITVGTYLAYHGLVIWIIWPIRNLGRLIVQMSMGMVSFERVEKIIAEPTEPLTTGDVQPAGPPEGEIIFRDVAFEYEEGTPVLRDISFPCLPGQVVALLGSTGSGKTSLVNLLPRFYEAGSGTIDLDGKPLSDYTREYLRRHIGIVEQDPFLFSRTIRDNITYGVDRDVTDEEVYQAAQAAAVHDVILSFPEGYNTLVGERGVTLSGGQKQRVAIARTLMRNPKILILDDATSSVDTETEASIRHALEHLMEGRTTFVIAHRIQSVMDADLILVMQNGQIMERGTHQALLAEDGIYRRIFELQASIEDELQQELSVSEDGSGNGRGDGTDPNTA